The following coding sequences lie in one Cannabis sativa cultivar Pink pepper isolate KNU-18-1 chromosome 5, ASM2916894v1, whole genome shotgun sequence genomic window:
- the LOC133038387 gene encoding uncharacterized protein LOC133038387 translates to MRCLNVNFHTLGTIRVHLFLSGIQPSYNPWYFHWETFSQPAVELPENDEEEMADVLADMLRGDPGFDKSSNTTDSFNEPPINDNNKFDDLFKEMESELYPGCKKSALNALVKLMHCKVLNRWSNHSFDMLLSILIELFPEGTKLPKSHYGSKMRLCNLGLGYDSIDVCKYNCAIFWKENEKKEFCPVCGKSRWVKKKGKEKKVPHKVMRYFQLTPRLKRLYCSRHTAKDMRWHYSQRPKEDGVLRHPADAEEWKRFDRLHPYFAVEPRNVRLGLATDGFHPFGNMSNSYSLWPVICVPYNLPPWKCPSSPGKDIDVFMRPLIDELKQFWETGVEARDAYNGTVFSMRAAVFWTINYFPAYALMSGWSTKGYMVCPTCNEHTPSIGLNSKIGYVGHRRFLKMSDPRRRSKKYNGKPKKRAPPPVLTGDDILSQLDRIPLSLPGKHKQFGGVKRKHSSAELNWSKKSTLLSIDGMSKDTDKARMDLQDLQIRHFIKSVRFPDSFAANLDKNVNLDTGKISGLKSHDCHVLLQRLLSACICKFLKKEIRDTIIELCVYFKQLCSRTLNVSDLEKMQTNILTILCKLETIFPPAFFDIMVHVVMHLPKEAMLPPDGVTQEVWSDCIAYWSTDKQKANPDIGELSTAVETFQNFHHKGNNWRNEYAQQAYEQIVELAATQPAPTEDQPDEPAVNPTQYPRDLPVMTQVLGERSRHLRGFGHLPRLKGVGAKRAPATHSSAPPTVTMEQYEVLQKKMEEAEQTTQYTRQ, encoded by the exons ATGCGGTGTTTGAATGTGAATTTCCACACACTTGGAACTATAAGGGTTCATTTATTTCTCAGCGGGATCCAACCTTCGTACAATCCTTGGTATTTCCACTGGGAGACTTTTTCTCAGCCCGCAGTTGAACTTCCTGAAAATGACGAAGAGGAAATGGCAGATGTGTTGGCAGACATGTTAAGAGGGGACCCTGGGTTTGACAAATCTTCCAACACTACTGATTCTTTCAATGAACCCCCTATCAATGACAACAACAAGTTTGATGACTTGTTTAAGGAGATGGAGTCTGAGTTGTATCCAGGTTGCAAAAAATCAGCCCTCAATGCACTGGTGAAGCTTATGCACTGCAAGGTTTTAAATAGGTGGAGTAACCACTCTTTCGATATGTTGCTGTCCATCTTGATTGAACTATTTCCAgaggggacaaaattaccgaAGTCGCATTATGGGTCGAAGATGCGATTGTgcaatctaggtttgggttacgACTCAATAGATGTGTGCAAGTATAATTGTGCCATTTTTTGGAAGGAGAATGAGAAGAAAGAGTTTTGCCCTGTATGTGGCAAATCACGATGGGTGAAAAAAAAAGGTAAGGAGAAAAAAGTTCCTCACAAAGTTATGCGTTACTTCCAACTCACACCGAGACTAAAACGATTATATTGCTCAAGACACACCGCGAAGGATATGCGGTGGCATTACTCGCAGAGACCAAAAGAAGACGGTGTGCTTAGGCATCCTGCGGATGCTGAAGAATGGAAGCGGTTTGACCGCCTTCATCCGTATTTTGCTGTTGAACCTAGAAATGTCAGACTGGGATTGGCTACTGACGGTTTTcatccatttggcaacatgagcaACTCTTACAGCCTGTGGCCAGTTATTTGTGTCCCATATAATTTGCCACCGTGGAAGT GTCCATCATCTCCTGGGAAAGACATAGATGTATTCATGAGACCGTTAATTGACGAACTGAAACAGTTTTGGGAGACGGGTGTTGAAGCCCGAGATGCCTACAACGGAACTGTGTTTTCAATGCGTGCGGCAGTGTTTTggacaataaattattttcctGCTTATGCTCTAATGTCTGGTTGGAGCACAAAAGGGTATATGGTGTGTCCCACTTGCAATGAACATACTCCTTCCATTGGCCTAAATAGCAAGATTGGATATGTTGGCCACAGACGTTTTCTCAAAATGAGTGATCCGAGAAGGAGAAGCAAAAAGTACAATGGTAAGCCTAAGAAGAGAGCACCACCTCCTGTATTGACGGGGGATGATATTTTATCTCAATTAGACCGAATTCCATTGAGTTTGCCTGGAAAACACAAACAGTTCGGGGGTGTGAAACGGAAGCATTCTAGTGCAGAGCTAAATTGgtctaaaaaaa GTACTCTTCTAAGTATCGACGGGATGTCAAAGGATACCGACAAGGCGAGAATGGATTTGCAAGACTTGCAAATACGAC ACTTCATAAAGTCTGTACGATTTCCGGACAGTTTTGCAGCAAACTTAGACAAAAATGTAAATTTGGATACGGGCAAGATTTCCGGGCTcaaatcacatgattgtcatgtGTTGTTACAACGTTTACTATCGGCATGTATCTGTAAGTTCTTGAAAAAAGAAATTCGAGACACAATCATTGAGCTGTGTGTGTATTTCAAACAATTATGCTCAAGAACACTTAATGTTTCGGATTTAGAAAAAATGCAAACAAATATTCTAACTATTTTGTGCAAGTTAGAAACAATTTTTCCACCGGCTTTCTTTGACATAATGGTTCACGTAGTTATGCATCTCCCTAAAGAAGCCATGTTACCTCCTGACGGAGTAACTCAAGAGGTGTGGAGTGACTGCATTGCTTATTGGAGCACAGACAAACAAAAA GCTAACCCCGACATAGGAGAACTGTCAACTGCGgtggaaacttttcaaaattttcacCATAAAGGCAACAATTGGCGCAACGAGTACGCGCAACAAGCTTAC GAGCAAATCGTTGAATTAGCGGCAACTCAACCAGCGCCCACTGAAGATCAGCCCGATGAGCCTGCTGTCAATCCTACACAGTACCCTCGAGACTTACCTGTTATGACGCAAGTGCTCGGGGAACGATCTCGACATCTTAGAGGCTTTGGCCATCTCCCCAGACTGAAGGGAGTTGGGGCCAAAAGAGCACCTGCCACACATTCTTCGGCCCCACCGACTGTTACAATGGAACAGTATGAGGTTTTACAGAAAAAAATGGAGGAAGCGGAGCAGACAACTCAATATACGAGGCAGTAG